tcaccatttaagcaaaatctgttcccctttcctaaaggatgtttctgaccaaattgggttcaaatccattcataactttatgactagtagcgatttgaaggaattacctctatttcccctaatgggccccgcccctttggccccttggggatcagagtcaccatttatgcaaaatctgttgcccttccccaaaggatgtttctgaccaaattgggttcaaatccattcataactttatgactagtagcgattttaaggaattacctctatttccccattaggccccgcccctttggccccttgggggtcagagtaaccatttatgcaaaatctgttccccttctccaaaggatgtttctgaccaaattgggttcaaatccattcataactttatgactagtagcgatttaaaggaattgtctcaatttcccctattgggccccgcccctcaggccccttgggggtcagagccaccatttatgcaaaatctgctccccttctgccaaggatgtttctgaccaaatttggtcaaaatccaataagaactttttgactagtagcgatttgaagcaaatgttgacggacggacgccggacgccggacgacggacgctgcaccatggcataagctcaccggaccttcggtccaggtgagctaaaaattggtACACGTCATAAACTTTGATGTCTTCTGGCTTATTGTGAAGATCTGTAGCATTGAAATCACATGAAACATCCAATTGTCAATATAATTATGAACAGGTCTAATGTTTATGATTATGGAATTTCAGAGGATGAGAAAAAGGATAAAGTATGAGCATTGTTCTTTGTTGAAATAGGAATTGTGGAGTAGTACCTCTGTATGAAGACAAAGACGCCACAGAAGAGGGACAGTTCTGTACAAGAATACTGTCCCTGCCCACATCACAGTAGGCCCTGATGCGATGAATCATACTGGTCTCTGAAATCTTCACATCTTCTCCTGTAAAAGCGCACAACCAAGAATTTATCTAAAGTTAAGAACAGTATAAGGCATTCACAAAGACTCAAATCACTAGTTATGATCATGCCCTGACTGTATTACAGAGAAGGGCAGAATTGGACCTACAATACAGTTCCCACCTCCCCCAGATAAATGTTGAGTACAAATACCTCCCCCAGATAAATGTCGAGTACAAATACCTCCCCCAGATAAATGTTGAGTACAAATACCTCCCCCAGATAAATGTTGAGTACAAAATACTGATAGAGttatatgtttaaactaaaacctGAACAATTCAAAAATACATCATATTTTTGTCAAGTAATTAAAAATTTGCAAGAAATATTAATGATTACAATAATgtgtataatttgtattatCTACCTTATCTatcttttttcaataaataaaaaaacaaaaacagtgcTGTTAGATTAAGTAAACAATCACTTGTATATAAATGGCAGGCCCAAGTTTCATCATTATTccttcaattttaattttcatttaggAAAGCATTATAGAGTTTATGAAAACTGCCTTAACTAAGATTTCCCCCTGAAATCCAAAAATGATTTCCAATgaaatttttttaagaaatttccTTAAATTAAGGAACAATGATGAGACTGGGGTcagatgttaattagatacCCTACCGTCCTTACAAAGGTTGTCCTTCCTCATCTGTTCTTCCAGGTCCCTGAGCTTCTGAACCTGAGACAATACGGCTATCAAGAGAAGAATAGGTTGTGCTCCTTCCTTCAGACGGTGAGTGAAGAAACGGTCAAGCTGGCCTGAGACATTCATCTTCAATTCTGTCTGGGTAAACAGCCAAAGGAAGTGTGGACTAGAAGGAAAGTCACTCAGGGCAGCATTTATGGCCGAACGCAAACAGCTGAGAGGTGCCGACAATGTCGACATGTGACACACAACCATGCGGACCTTTATTTTGTGCAGTTCCTCCAGAACTCGTAGACAATTGGACGCTTGTGGTTCACAGCGAGGCTGCTGAATGTCTGGGGAGGAGGACTGATTGTCAGGGAGGAGAAGATGAACCTTGGACAAAGCCAAGTCTGCTATTCCTATACTCTCCTTCAACATGTCTTTTTGACTGAGCCACgcatacaacacacaacatcGGGTGAATTCACAGAAGTGCTgtaatgttaacacacactTACCACTATTCCCGTGTACGTCACGCTTCAGGTTCTCCACATAACCTTCTAGCAATgtcatcatttttttcatggTCAAGGAGCAAATCAGTTGATTCTCACTCAGGCGAGGATCTTTAATGCTTTTTCCCTTCACAAAACACTGAAGGCCCCACCGAGCCTCCTCAGCAGATTTCTCCGATTCTTCATTCTGGATTCTTTCCCCACAAACCGGTAAATCCCCAGAAGGAAATTTCAGAATAATCTCCGTCAAAATCCTATGTAGTCGTACAAGTCCACATCGCGTCCCTGGGTCCACTTCCACTCCTAGTCCCGATCCACTATGCATCGACAAGGCCGCTTCTACTACAGGACGTGCCTCAAGGGCTCCTCCCACTTCCCACAGCAAGGCTGTATACTCGCTCCACACATACAAATTTGTCCTATTTCTAGGCTCCTTTAATAGAGATTTACCAAACTTCTTTAGTTGTTTTAGACAACTGGAGTTGTCTCCTATACACTGCTTGAAGAAGCGTAATCTAACAGCAGTGAGAACAGTGTAAGAATTcaaatcattatcaaaatatgtGACCATCTGTTCTAACAGGGAACTGACGTATGTTTTGAGAAGAGGCGAGACTTTGATATTCCATGACATTCCGGAATCAGGTTCCTGTTGAGGATCTGAGATACTCTATCTAAATTGCACTGACAATCGGTCGATCTCACCGAGCTTACCATGAAGTCATTTGACATGTCAACCCAGAGGAAAAGCAAAAACTGTAAAACTATTTCAAAATGGAGCCATGTCGgcaaagtaaacaaaacactAGATATATCGTCAAATAAAACCAGACGTTCCACATCCTGACAGTCCTCTTCTGTCTCATCCTTCGATACATCAGGTCTCCATGGCAACCAGTGGACAGACTCGCGCAGTCGCTCCATGTTCAGCCACATCTTCCATTTTGGATCATTCCGAGCCAGTAGATCTTGTTCTTCTTGTTCAATATCTGAAAGAAgatgtatttgatttatttcagcTCCGAATAATTAAAggacaaaattgtaaaaatgtggATACAAATGTGATCTGTTTCAAATCACACCCTGTGGAGACATCAGCAatgcaaagggagataataaatctttaaatttagaaaaaaaatgtttttcaggAAATTAACAAATTTTTGGAAATAAATATAGAAAGGACGTATCATAATAAGttgtaaaattttaaagaaaacaatcaAAGATGCCCAAAAGCAGATTGATATTATGTACATCTTTTATTGCATGGAAGTCATACCGAAACCACATTATTgcaatatattatacattttcattttctgatgATCTTTTcactttttcaaaattttcgTTTGTGTTTTCGTGGAAAGAATTAAGATTTCAAAAGATTAAACAACAAAATGAGAAAGATAtaaaattcacaaatataatGCAGTACCTGTATCAAGTGTCAAAGCTGCTGATGAAGGTAAATCCTCGGGATGTTCTGACCAGTATTTCCAGCCCCTAGCATTGTTTTCTCCTACCCTGCTAATGCCACTGTCCCAGAAACTCTCAAAAACATTCTGTTTGTCCTGGTGATGAGAACTCTCCAGTGATGGAGGACAAAAAAGGTTGAACTCGATCAGGGCCTGGAAACAGCCCTACAGCCTTCTCCATGTGGCCGGCTTGTCTCAGAAAACAGCAGTATTGCACAAACAAGTCTGAAAGTAATACAAGTTATCATAAATAAGGTATCAGGCTATAATTAAAAATCTGAACTGTTTGTTTAAAcatctatatacaaatgtactatcaaaatatatactaaatatatagtCAGATATCACAAATACTATATGAGATGATGTTCTGAATTCACAGTGAAAGCCAAAAatcccatactttttttgtgctattCATTTTGTGTTATGTGATGCATAATGAAGTCTAAACAAATCTgaataacatttaaattttattatattgtgATTTCCAAAGTGGGTTAACATCAAATACCTACAGGTATAAACATAGAAgtgcatatacaaatatacagcaAATACAATAATTCCTCaatttacagatatttattgaTGGTAAAATTCAATATGATTTTGTTAACAGGAGAGGGAAAACGCAGCGACCAGACTGGGACTTAAACCTGGGAAGGATGCtataaccatttgagctacatGGCTAGACATTCAGTCCAGCCAAGTTCCGCTATATTCCCCACTCCTACAAATTCTTTGACCCAGAAGACACACACAAGACCCTAAACCACCTCCCTGTGAATTTATTTGGGCgccaaatgtaacaggagatCAAATGCAAGGACCAGACTGGTACTGGAACCTGGGACCCCCGAATGCTAGATGGACGTTCTAACCATCTGAGCTACCTGGCCACCTGCATTCAGCCCAGTTCAGTTCAGCTACAATTCAATGTCTTTTGTTGTTAAACAGATGTGACCAGGAAAGAAGGTCAAGGACGGTTAATAGTCATCAATTCTGCTTTCATCCATTCTGATCCTGTacaagagttacttccctttgttgATAATTGAGCCATACAGAAATCGTGCTGTTTTCTGGATCTTTGTTCAATTCTTGTTCAAATACTATTAGGATTTTTTTCAGACATGTCAAGCAGGTTTTATAAACACTGAATTTGATAGACTTTCATACCTGCAagctacaaaatgtattgtCCTAAGTATACAGTACGATGAAGTTGTGAAATTACTAATCTAGACCAGTCATATCTTACCTAGCATGTCGCGGTCAAGCCCCTCTGTGGACCCACGGGAGAACACTGAACCCTCCTGGTAGCCAATCAGTTTCTGTATACAGGTACTGTAGAGTTTACACACGCGTGTGACAGAGAAAGAGGCGAGGTGAGACTGATTATACAGAAGGTAACGCCTCCATAAGGCGATGTCTGTTGGGTACACAAACAGAAGACTCTCTAACTCTTTATTAACCTCTGTCGCCTCCAGATGGCTCTGGCACAGTTCTAGGTATCTTAACTTCAGAGAAACACAAGATGAGTTTACCTCCATAGCTTTTTTAAggatcattatttttttctcgtAAACAACCTGTTTCGGGAGTTTTTTCACATTCATGCTTACCAGAGTGGACTTCTCATCTGATAGATCCTCATATAAAAATCTATCCTGGAAATTCACAAATTCAATCCAAAGTTCGACATCTTTTGGGTTCTCCCTCAGACGCTTGTTGTAGTCGGCGTTTTTCTGCCACAGATATGACTTCTGTA
This DNA window, taken from Pecten maximus chromosome 3, xPecMax1.1, whole genome shotgun sequence, encodes the following:
- the LOC117324581 gene encoding LOW QUALITY PROTEIN: nuclear exosome regulator NRDE2-like (The sequence of the model RefSeq protein was modified relative to this genomic sequence to represent the inferred CDS: deleted 5 bases in 4 codons); the encoded protein is MEDSTMSGRSGIVVKPYRRMDVYQSEEKKQPQTLFPVTDTQTDVLEDRVTSGNLDWLKNSSYKPESQEEKQRHDLPAPVSPEVSDVYQEHSPLGHTESKRQKTADVRSDTSREDNDQRDVVVKRHRKKIKKEKHKHKSKKHKRHRSRSRSRSPAPRYSNVTEKQRKLFQNSDKVFIDEIPGLEAEDAYRIDRKSNKNNYIYGSVVDRHVAKFKRHVNVCLAADDHPTVSLREEKDPGSRVKTHNRYYNKENRKLLRSAPQAVLITNKDSLSDGEMRKEFISVSNTKSVSQVQEENQLKVDIRDQLLDRKSLAYIQGSGVILSEPEDNPIQKSYLWQKNADYNKRLRENPKDVELWIEFVNFQDRFLYEDLSDEKSTLVSMNVKKLPKQVVYEKKIMILKKAMEVNSSCVSLKLRYLELCQSHLEATEVNKELESLLFVYPTDIALWRRYLLYNQSHLASFSVTRVCKLYSTCIQKLIGYQEGSVFSRGSTEGLDRDMLDLFVQYCCFLRQAGHMEKAVGCFQALIEFNLFCPPSLESSHHQDKQNVFESFWDSGISRVGENNARGWKYWSEHPEDLPSSAALTLDTDIEQEEQDLLARNDPKWKMWLNMERLRESVHWLPWRPDVSKDETEEDCQDVERLVLFDDISSVLFTLPTWLHFEIVLQFLLFLWVDMSNDFMVSSVRSTDCQCNLDRVSQILNRNLIPECHGISKSPLLKTYVSSLLEQMVTYFDNDLNSYTVLTAVRLRFFKQCIGDNSSCLKQLKKFGKSLLKEPRNRTNLYVWSEYTALLWEVGGALEARPVVEAALSMHSGSGLGVEVDPGTRCGLVRLHRILTEIILKFPSGDLPVCGERIQNEESEKSAEEARWGLQCFVKGKSIKDPRLSENQLICSLTMKKMMTLLEGYVENLKRDVHGNSGKCVLTLQHFCEFTRCCVLYAWLSQKDMLKESIGIADLALSKVHLLLPDNQSSSPDIQQPRCEPQASNCLRVLEELHKIKVRMVVCHMSTLSAPLSCLRSAINAALSDFPSSPHFLWLFTQTELKMNVSGQLDRFFTHRLKEGAQPILLLIAVLSQVQKLRDLEEQMRKDNLCKDGEDVKISETSMIHRIRAYCDVGRDSILVQNCPLLWRLCLHTEMKYGKRERAKGMFYQALQHCPWAKMLYLDGVALFDEENLLSVTDLIMEKELRLQIPLEEVDILLE